The window ttcatccacatctgtgaagtaactaaaggtattaaatacatatagtgCAGAACAACTTCCACcgttgtttgtgtctgtgtattgcaagtcttattttattttgtaagtgTTATTAAGTCCTTCTTTAAGCCGTCCTCGGGCATTTTTGTAAATTTTTCCTGACTTTTTGTTGATATGGTGATTTCAGTTGTGTTACAGATTTTGGCATGGATGTTTTGTATACTCTCGTGGCAAAAATGTACACACCCCAAAAAACTGCTATTAAATCATCATACATCAATATTTCTTTCTACTTTTTTTTCACGAGTCACTTAAACAACTTCTAATGTGCTCACGTTACCAAACATTCAATCATTTtctggattttaaccctttaaatgcctgtttaattatttgcattatttattacaaaaacacacaaaaccTCAGTAGGGGGTGGGGCTTTGGTGGCTATtagagtcttggatatgtcaaagattaacAACAAAGTTGATTTGACtgcattatttttttttacgTAGTGTCAGATCCTCTCTGGACACCTTCATGGCCAAAAATGCCTCATTGACTTCCATTCAAACCACGTTTTTTGATCTCACTACCATTGCAGTATAAAAccatgcattttgtaatgtcagcATTTCATTTAGAAGAAAAGTAGTGATATTTGATATTTCTACTCTATTCCACCAGATTCAACCATTTTCCCACTGGAGGCCGATTCATGAAATTCTTACATTTTTGCCAGTTATATTATGGAGCCGTGTGACTACCAGGGGGCCCAgagagtggtgtgtgtgtgtgtgtatatgtgtgagtgaatgtgtttggttggttgcaagagggacgaggtgcgtcacgtgttaatgtatgattggtgctcgagttgaccgcctgaactagctcgcaggcttcgccccattattGCCAAAGCATTCTGCACACAGCGTTATAACAGAACAAGAGAAAAATAAACACTAAACATGTCAACATGGGAACTGTATATGCCAACaacgtgtctgtgtgtgtgtgtgtgtgtgtgtgtgtgtgtgtgtgtgtgtgtgtgtgtgtgtgtgtgggtcattTCCAGCAGCAGGTCCTGCAGCATGTGACCTGGTGCTCTCAGGTGGTAGAACAACTATTTTGTAGGCCTGTGCACAACCAGCACACACCTTTCCTCCctctccatgtgtgtgtgtgtgtgtgtgtgtatgtatgtatatgtgtgtgtgtatgtatgtatatgtgtgtgtatgtatatgtgtgtgtgtgtgtatgtgtgtgtgtatgtatgtatgtatgtatgtatgtgtgtgtgtgtgtgtgtgtgtgtgtgtgtgtgtgtgtgtgtgtgtgtgtgtgtgtgtgtgtgtgtgtgagagaatctGTAAGCATGCACGGATCATTTCAGGGTAAAAAAAGGCCATCTTCTGAGGGATGTGTTTGATGTGTCTTTGTGGAGCTGCTTGATTACTCAAAAACAAAGAACAGCTGTTAGTGTGTGTCTGCACCTGGCTGAACAAGATACACATGCAGTTTGACCAAGGGCTTTCATTAGTGAGCGGAGAAGGAGAAAGACCTGGAGCAAAGAGAAGGAGCTCAAAGGAAGAAGCCTTTCAGTGCAGAGGACACTTCAGAAATAACCTTGCAGCCTTCCAGCGAGCTGCAGGACTCGTCTGAAGAAGGTTCGAGGGGGGGTCTGACACTCAATGCGTTCCTCTGACCCTTCCTCTGAAGGTGGAGAGGACACTGAGGGTCCGGTCCACAGCGAGGGGACAGAGAAGAGCGGAGGTCGTTCTCCCAGGAGCTGGGGAAAACAGAGTCCTCACAGATTGTGAGAAGAAAGCAGCAGCTGGTGGGCGGTGATGACTAAGCTGCCGGTGCCTCGAGTTTACAGCTAATTAgctaaaagacaaaaacaaatatagttAACTAGGGTACTAGCTAATGGATAAGTTAGCTAAGCAAATGTATCATGGGCATACAGGCTCTACTGTACTTATGATTGATATGCAAAGTAGGCGTTAACTAATTAAAATCCATTGCGGGTGAAAAACTAAAAACAAGCCAAAAACATATCACCTCACAACTTCCCCAGATAGTCACCTACGGGAAGTCACTACTTCCCCCgaaatgtaatgtttaaatgCAGATTAGCTTTAAATCTACAGATGAATTCGGACATGGTAGTAAAACGAACACcatttattttatgtgttttctttccattagagtgaaagaaaacatggaagCAAAATAGACCAAAATAACAAGTACATGAAAAAAGGATGTAATAATTTCACTTCATCATTTTGATTGTTGGCTGCTCATTTAATAACTATTAATAATGCTAGTTTGTTGTCTGCTCTTGTGCTCAGTGAATACTAAAGAAGACCATTGTCTCTGTGTTAACTGATTATTTGTAGAAGTCTGTTGAGTATTAAACAATTACGTGAGTGTGAGGGTATTAAAATAAATTGGTCAGTAAGTCAGAgatgtgcaactgtatttaacttttcgtttaaaaaaaaaaaaaatgttttatgggAAGTGCCCTTTTTCTCAATTGAGCTCCCGCCCCCCAAACATgtctgtccacacacacacacacgcctaaAAAAGTGTTGTTCTACCACCTGAGAGAGCACCAGGTCATGCTGCAGGAACCGCTGGTCTGCTGCTggaaatgacacacacacacacacacacacaccactctcTGGGCCCCTGGTCAGACGGCTCCATAATATAACTGGCAAAATGTAAGAATGTCATGCATCGGCCTCCAGTGGGAAAATGGTTGAATCTGGTGGAATAGAGTggaaatataaaatatacaaaatCCATGGTTTTATACTGCAATGGCAGTGAGATCAAAACATGTGGTTTGAATGGAAGTCAATGAGGCCTTTTTGTCCATGAAGATGTCCAGAGGTAGTATCTGAAATAATAATGCAGTCAAATCAACTTTGTTGTTAATCTGTGACATATCCAAGAAGACTCTAACAGCCaccaaagcccccccccccccccccccactgactATATGGAAAATAATTGAGGTTTTGTAATAAATAATGCAAATAATTAAAcaggcatttaaagggttaaaaatccagaaaatgatTGAATGGTTGGTAGTTTTGAGTACGTTAGAAGTAGTTTAAGTTATTCATAAAAAAAAGTAGAAAGAAATATTGATGTATGATGATTTAATAGCAGTTATTTGGGGCGTGTGAAGGTGTCGAAAGGATGAAAATTCGAGGAGGGCACAGGGGTTAAACCGTCCCATACCAGTGTCTACAACTCATTCCAACAGCATGTGCTCTGGCCCCcattaataaatacatgtctGTATCGTACGTTGACATTGTAGTACTCAGCATACATCAGATATTAAACTGGTTCTTCTCACCTGTCTCATTTCAGAATACAGGAATTCAAAGTAGCGTTGAGTGAAGACGACATCCGTCAGAAGACGCTGAGTTCAGCGGTAACTTTAAAATCTTAATTTATCTTGAGTATTTCATTGTTCTGTATTTGAGCATCCTTTTCTCTATTCAACCTAGGAATCCCGTTTGAAGGAGGCATACGGGCCCTTTATTGGAAAGTAACATGTTGTGCACCACATGGAAGAACTTCAGTTAAGATTAACCTCCCATTGTTTTAGCTGCTATTCGACTCAGTAGATGTGGGTACTAGCACCGCCATGACACTACACATTGTGCACTATATAATTGAAAAGGATGTAATGAAATTTACTGAAAGCATGGTTCTTAAACTGATTTTTGTGTTAAGTTTGCTCATGACTAGTCAGTGTTGGATTTATACGTCTTTACTGCGCTTCTCCCACTGCATGAATGCCACATATTACGTTAATTAACCCCGATACACGTTTACCTGACCACCGCTGCCCTCCACGTGTTGCCACTCAGATCAAAGTTTTTTTTAAACCGTGCTAATTCAGACTTGCGGTATTACTGAATCAATGAAAGGTTTTTATAGAGTCAAATCTTAGAAGTTACACATTTGTCTGAGGGGGTTAAACACACATTGAACTAAGACTGCCCCCAAAAGAGAACTCACTATTAACCAGTGCAATGACAATAGCTAATATCGTTACCCggataacaataaaaaaacactcaccGATTTCATGTGATTCACAAGGCCTGAGGCTGTTTATTATCAAAatcaagtcaaagtcaaagaATGATGGTGCCCTGTCACCGTGAATGGAGCTTGCTGGGAAAACACAACTTTACTCAGTTCAGATCAACACAATTATATTTATACAACGGTTTTTAAGCCAGTGGGAATGATGCTTTATTCGTATCCAGCGTCGCGGTTGCCTCTGtagcctcctccacctcctgagTATCCGCCGCCGCCACCTCCGCCGGATCTGTAGCCGCCACCTCCGCCGCCACCGCCGCTGGAACGACCCTCGGATCCGTAGCTTGATCTGTCACCATAGCTTCTTTCTCCGCCATAGCTTCTCTCACCGCCGCCGTATCCACCACCTCCTCTCCCGCCACCTCCGCCTCTCCCGCGTCCGAATCCTCCGCCGCTGCCGCCTCTTGATCCACCGCCGCCACCGCCTTTCCCTGCCTCATCGACGCGGATTGAGCGACCATCGAGGGAGGTTCCGTTCATGCCGTCCATTGCTTCTTTAGCATCCTCGGCGTTGTCGTACTTCACGAAGCCGAAACCGCGGGAATTCCCGGTCTCTTTGTCTCTGATCACGTCCACCTTCTCGATGGTTCCATACTTGGAGAAGGCCGCAGCCAGAGATTCCTCGTTGGTGTCGAAGCTGAGACCGCCGATGAAGAGTTTGCCTTCGTCCGACATGTTGTTTAAGTCGTTTTGGGCTTTTCAGTAGTAGGAGACTATTGAATCTGAAGAGCAGCGGAAGGCACGGGTGCTGGTCGTAGAGACGGCGTAGAAATGACCGCATGGAACAGACGCATGGATCTTTAAGGCCGCAGTGAAAGGCAATATCCGGTGACGCCGGTACCACGTGGGTTCCGCCCAGTTTAAGCCCCGCCTCTTTCTGAGAAAAAGCGGGATTTAAATTATAATGTGACTGTTATGTAAGTTAAAGAGGtacgggggggggggttcataGAACTTAAGGTGTTATTTCTCCGTTTTTTatgcatttaatgttattgtgaggGCTTTAGAATGTGAACTATGAGTATTGTCTGATCCTCACTTGGCAACAGAAAGGTGGCGGTAATGCGCCATtaagctggatgcaaacagccATACAACtcgagaaagaagaagaagatatcCCAGTGAATAATACACATATAAAGAAAAGGGTAACAGACCATGTGTCAGCATACACCACAGAGCTGTTGGCATTGGtgttgtcattgaaatggatAGTAGAGAAAGAAATACATAATAGTGTAAGTGCATCTGACAGCTTTTCAGCATTATCGAGTATACGATCCATCCATTTAGAATGGACATAATAAATCAAATATTTCTAATTGTATATAAAATGCAAATCAAAGGCATAGCAACTCGTTTCCTCTGGTTCCTGCTCATGTTGGTGTGGAGGGTAATGAACAGGTGGATATTCTGGCCAAACAAACACTCAGAAGTATGAACAGAGACATAGAAGTTCCACTCAGCAAAGCGGAGGTTCAAACATTCATTCAGAAATatgcacaaacaacatggcaAGATCATTGGGACCTTAGTGATACAGGAAGACATCTTTATGGAAGGAAGGTGGGGTTTAAAAGAAGGGAGGAAAATGTCATTTCTCGGATGAGAATAGGTCATACAGGTCTCAATcatactttaagtataatagGAAAGCATCCAACCGGAAAGTGTATACACTGCAGCCAGAAACTGTTGAGCAGGAAATATAGTACTCAGAGAAATGTGCTTTTCCACACACTGAAGAAAGCAACATTCCATTACTTGTCGCTGTCAGGGCTGTTAGGGGAAACATCAGGCAATAtatattgatacatttaaaataatctaGAATGTtggttctttgttttgtttattttgtttattgttttctgcatagtctcttgtccacactccagtccagttggtggcggtaatgcacctacaagttggtttgccaaccgccaataaacactaaagaagaagaagaagaagccctGTGAGAAGTGAACCTGAACACGTGTTTATAGCAGACTGTTTCCAACAATACTCACAAAATGAGTCATATTTCACATGACACATCTTCCATACACTGTGGCATTAACATGGCATTTTTTAGACGGATAAATCAGGGGGAAAGAGTCTTTGTTCTGTGTACGTTTTGTCAGTTtgattatattattttatattttgtattattattatatatttaatattttttgGATAAAATattgttgtgcacaacaaagTGTTCAAGCTCAGGTTTCTATGTGATATCATTTTAACATGTGCATTCTGGGTGCAGGGGCttgatacactgaacaaaaatataaacgcaacacttttgtttttgctcccatttttcatgagatgaactcaaagatctaaaacattttctataaatacaacataaccatttctctcaaatattgttcacaaatctgtgatagtgagcacttctcctttgccgagataatccatcccacctctcaggcgtggcatatcaagatgctgattagacagcaggattattgcacaggtgggccttaggctggccacaataaaaggccactctgaaacgtgcagttttgctttattgggggggtctgggggggtccgaaaaccagtcagtatctggtgtgaggggtaggggtaggggtagggttagggtaatgttgtgaatcgagtggcccatggtggtggtggggttatggtatgggcaggcgtatgttatggacgacgaacacaggccactcgattcacaaatttaccctaaccctacccctacccctaaccctacccctcacaccagatactgactggttttcagaccccccccagacccccccaataaagcaaaactgcacgtttcagagtggccttttattgtggccagcctaaggcacacctgtgcaataaccatgctgtctgatcagcatcttgatatgccacacctgagaggtgggatggattctctcggcaaaggagaagtgctcactatcacacattctttcagatctgtgaacaatatttgagagaaatggttatggttcatctcatgaaaaatgggagcaaaaacaaaagtgttgcgtttatatttgtgttcagtgtatttGAGTGTGGTATTTCAGTGGCAGTGTTTTGCAAACAACACACAGGCTGTCGGTTTTGAATAACTATCTAATGTAGGCTATAGAGTAGTTATTTGCAAAAAGCGTATTTTGGAATATCAAACTTAGTGTAAAGCAGACGATGCGCTTATGATTTAGCATATCTGTTCAATAGATGAAAGGCAACTTGAGTTTAATAATTGAGCCAAAAGTACCAGTTTGTGTCTTGGTAATTGCACAAAGCTGTAATAGGCCACACAtaatcacatttttttttaaaacacagcaGCAAAACCTATTTTATCCACCCAAAAATGAAGGCCCACCTGGAAAAAAAAATCGCTATTTTTAGCATTAAATAACGTACACTTAAACTGAAATAGCTTTTTTGGGTGGATATCCCAAATGTTGCTTTTTCCCACGTCCTCGGCAGCACATGGCTCTGCTGTGCCGGGGCTCCTGTATGTTTCTCCACACGACTACTGTAGGTAGTACGCTGATTATGGATATACACCACACACTACCCCACTTCAAAAGACCAGAACTATCCGCTTAAGGGCAGCTGTTGATgttcacaacaacaaaaaacgcaTGCAGATGGTTGTAGTCTGTAGCCAGACAGTGGTAGATCTGGCcgtggtggagcatggtggtggagcatggtggtgggcatggtggtggtggtggagcatggtggtggagcatggtggtggagcatggtggtggggcatggcggtggggcatggtggtggtggggcatggtggtggtggggcatggtGGTGGAGCGTGGTGGTGGGGCGTGGTGGTGGGGCGTGGtggtggtggagcatggtggtggtggggcatggtggtggtggggcatggtggtggggcatggtggtggggcatggtggtggtggtggtggggcatggtGGTGGGGCATGGTGGTGGGGCATGGTGGTGGAGCACGGTGGTGGGGCACGGTGGTGGGCATGGCGGTGGAGCATGGCGGTGGGGCATGGCGGTGGGGCATGGCGGTGGGGCATGGTGGTGGGgcatggtggtggagcatggtggtggtggtggtggggcatggtggtggggcatggtggtggtggggcatggtggtggtggggcatggtGGTGGTGGAGCATGGCGGTGGAGCATGGCGGTGGGGCATGGCGGTGGGGCATGGCGGTGGGGCATGGTGGTGGGgcatggtggtggagcatggtggtggggCATGGCGGTGGGGCATGGCGGTGGGgcatggtggtggagcatggtggtggggtatggtggtggggcatggtggtggggcatggtggtggggcatggtggtggtggggcatggtggtggtggagcatggtggtggggcatggtggtggggcatggtggtggtggcatggtggtggagcatggtggtggggAATGGTGGtgcgtggtggtggtggggcatggtggtggtggggcatggtggtggggcatggtggtggggcatggtggtggcatggtggtggggcatggtggtggagcatggtggtggtggggcatggtGGGGAGCATGGTGGCATGGTGGTGGGgcatggtggtggagcatggtggtggtggggcatggtGGTGGGGCATGATGGTGGGGCATGGTGGTGGAACATGGTGGTGCAtgggggtggtggtggtggtggagcatggtggtggtggggcgcatggtggtggggcatggtggtggctggtggtggggcatggtggtggtggagcatggtggtggtggagcatggtggtggagcatggtggtggggcatggtggtggggcatggtggtggagcatggtggtggggcatggtggggcatggtggtggtggggcatggtggtggtggggcatggtggtggggcatggtagtggagcatggtggtggggcatggtggtggggcatggtggtggtggggcatggtggtggtggtggggcatggtagtggagcatggtggtggggcatggtggtggtggggcatggtggtggagcatggtggtggtggggcatggtggtggtggggcatggtggtggtggtggggcatggtAGTGGAGCATCGTGGTGGGGCATGGTGGTGGGGCATGGTGGTGgggcatggtggtggtggggcatggtggtggggcatggtggtggtggggcatggtggtggtggtggggcatggtAGTGGAGCATCGTGGTGGGGCATGGTGGTGGGGCATGATGGTGGGCATGGTGGTGGGGCATGGTGGTGGGGCATGGTGGTGgggcatggtggtggtggggcatggtggtggagcatggtggtggtggggcatgaTGGTGGGCATGGTGGTGGGGCATGGTGGTGGTGGCGGTGGAGCATGGCGGTGGGgcatggtggtggagcatggtggtggggcatggtggtggaacatggtggtggggcatggtggtggagcatggtggagcatggtggtggtggtggggcatggtggt is drawn from Pseudochaenichthys georgianus unplaced genomic scaffold, fPseGeo1.2 scaffold_1059_arrow_ctg1, whole genome shotgun sequence and contains these coding sequences:
- the LOC117440591 gene encoding cold-inducible RNA-binding protein B-like, producing MSDEGKLFIGGLSFDTNEESLAAAFSKYGTIEKVDVIRDKETGNSRGFGFVKYDNAEDAKEAMDGMNGTSLDGRSIRVDEAGKGGGGGGSRGGSGGGFGRGRGGGGGRGGGGYGGGERSYGGERSYGDRSSYGSEGRSSGGGGGGGGYRSGGGGGGGYSGGGGGYRGNRDAGYE